In Phalacrocorax aristotelis chromosome 6, bGulAri2.1, whole genome shotgun sequence, one DNA window encodes the following:
- the TIE1 gene encoding tyrosine-protein kinase receptor Tie-1 isoform X1: MGLQVYLLLLLLRLAGAILDITLIANVQSLSHSDFFLSCVMGERDVSYLQIERENKIVMTHPKTGFQNYRNRSNHVQARGFSMADLVGILYCLGRTPNEQAQVVYVHNSHNAHLFPVKATQSVNVAEPATFSARVLKRKETDVMWKRNGTYYQTTDRGEVRDDLVTLTLPNISVSENGVYSATFMGDSPLWSAFYRLIVRACPAKKWGPSCEKDCPDCLNGGICHDHVGECICPPGFMGTRCERACREGQFGRNCQETCQRAQGCRGLSFCLPDPYGCSCASGWSGSRCSQACPPGYYGPDCALGCACRNGGSCNRFSGCICPAGWHGQHCEKSDWFPQIIQLASELEFNLGSEPIISCVATGNPLPASDSVELRKADGTVLKLIKAIIEPGQITCEFQVRHLTKADTGLWECRVSTTGGQDSRKVKVNIRVPPAPLTPPRLLAKQSRQLVVAPVDCFSGDGPIVSIRLLYKPKDDTSAWSSIVVDNSENITLMNLRPVTAYVVKVQLSRPGDSGEGSKGPEAIMVTECLEPTVKPVIEGWSIEEKNTLHVNWKLPSNHEPAHGFIVHLFDSARRLVCEKNITSISVLSARIRDLEFNKEYGLEVLVYHCTSLGPPSDLYKVMINSKGPSSPRSLSAESVSDTAVRLSWQVPEYPNGGITKYIVELQQVGGTSEPQWIDTDSGAETTKIVGGLNASTSYQFRVRANSHVPGEWSQPVKAKTLGDGALSVPPSLGSQSTEQAGIDQQLLLAIIGSVSVTCLTILFALLALFLIKKNFFHRRRTFTYQSGSVSAACPSRTMSPAPHVPARSRSRSVASSPDTARPHFHMERGEETILQFNSGTLTLTRRPKPQPEPLSYPILEWEDIKFEDMIGEGNFGQVIRAMIKKDGLKMNAAIKMLKEFASENDHRDFAGELEVLCKLGHHPNIINLLGACENKGYLYIAIEYAPYGNLLDFLRKSRVLETDPAFAKEHGTASTLTSQQLLQFASDVAKGMQYLSEKQFIHRDLAARNILVGENLASKIADFGLSRGEEVYVKKTMGRLPVRWMAIESLNYSVYTTKSDVWSFGVLLWEIVSLGGTPYCGMTCAELYEKLPQGYRMEKPRNCDDEVYELMRQCWRDRPYERPPFAQISMQLIRMLEARKAYVNMALFENFTYAGIDATAEEA; the protein is encoded by the exons ATGGGACTCCAGGTTTAtcttctgcttctcctcctACGGCTGGCAG gggcCATCCTGGACATCACCCTGATCGCCAACGTGCAGAGCCTGTCCCACTCAgacttcttcctctcctgtgtCATGGGGGAGCGTGACGTGAGCTACCTGCAGATCGAGAGGGAGAACAAGATCGTGATGACACACCCAAAGACGGGCTTCCAAAACTACCGCAACCGCAGCAACCATGTCCAGGCCAGGGGCTTCTCCATGGCCGACCTGGTGGGGATCCTCTACTGCCTGGGGCGCACCCCGAACGAGCAGGCCCAGGTGGTCTACGTGCACAACAGCCACAACG cccaCCTCTTCCCGGTGAAGGCCACACAGTCTGTGAACGTCGCTGAGCCAGCCACCTTCTCTGCCAGGGTCCTCAAGAGGAAGGAGACGGACGTTatgtggaaaagaaatg GCACATACTACCAGACCACGGACCGTGGCGAGGTGAGGGATGACCTTGTCACACTGACACTCCCCAACATCAGCGTGAGTGAAAATGGGGTCTACAGCGCCACGTTCATGGGGGACAGCCCTCTGTGGAGTGCCTTCTACCGCTTGATTGTGAGAG cctgccccGCAAAGAAATGGGGACCATCCTGTGAGAAGGACTGTCCTGATTGTCTGAACGGCGGCATCTGCCACGACCACGTTGGCGAGTGCATCTGCCCTCCTGGGTTCATGGGCACCCGCTGCGAGCGAG CCTGCCGGGAAGGCCAGTTTGGCCGCAACTGCCAGGAGACGTGCCAGAGagcccagggctgcagagggCTGAGCTTCTGCCTGCCGGACCCCTATGGCTGCTCCTGTGCCTCGGGCTGGAGCGGCTCCCGCTGCAGCCAAG CCTGTCCCCCGGGATACTACGGCCCCGACTGTGCCCTGGGGTGCGCCTGCCGAAATGGAGGCAGTTGTAACCGCTTCAGTGGCTGCATCTGCCCTGCAGGCTGGCATGGGCAGCACTGCGAGAAGTCAG ACTGGTTCCCCCAGATCATCCAACTGGCCTCAGAGCTGGAGTTCAACCTGGGCTCGGAGCCTATCATCAGCTGCGTGGCTACTGGCAACCCGCTGCCTGCCAGCGACAGCGTGGAGCTGCGCAAGGCTGATGGCACCGTGCTCAAG CTCATCAAAGCCATCATTGAGCCAGGCCAGATCACCTGCGAGTTTCAGGTGCGGCACCTGACTAAGGCAGACACAGGGCTCTGGGAGTGCCGGGTCTCCACGACGGGGGGCCAGGACAGCCGAAAAGTCAAGGTCAACATCCGAG TGCCGCCAGCACCCCTGACCCCACCGCGGCTGCTGGCCAAGCAGAGCCGCCAGCTCGTGGTGGCACCTGTGGACTGCTTCTCTGGCGATGGACCCATTGTGTCCATCAGGCTGCTCTACAAGCCCAAAGACGACACCTCAGCGTGGTCATCCATTGTGG TTGACAACAGTGAGAACATCACCCTCATGAACCTCCGTCCCGTGACTGCCTATGTTGTTAAGGTGCAGCTGAGCCGGCCAGGGGATAGTGGGGAGGGCAGCAAGGGGCCTGAGGCCATCATGGTGACCGAATGCCTTG AACCCACAGTCAAGCCTGTGATTGAAGGTTGGTCCATAGAGGAGAAAAACACACTTCATGTCAACTGGAAATTGCCCAGTAACCACGAGCCAGCACATGGGTTCATTGTCCACCTCTTCGACTCTGCGAGGCGGCTGGTCTGTGAGAAAAATATCACATCCATCTCCGTACTCTCTGCCCGCATCAGGGACCTGGAGTTCAACAAGGAGTATGGGCTGGAGGTGCTGGTCTACCACTGCACCAGCCTGGGGCCCCCCTCTGACCTCTACAAGGTCATGATCAACAGCAAAG GGCCCTCCTCCCCACGGTCGCTGTCTGCAGAGTCTGTGTCTGACACCGCCGTCAGGCTCTCCTGGCAGGTCCCGGAGTACCCCAATGGGGGCATCACGAAGTACAttgtggagctgcagcaggtggGCGGCACCAGCGAGCCTCAGTGGATCGACACCGACAGCGGCGCCGAGACCACCAAGATTGTCGGGGGCCTCAATGCCAGCACCAGCTACCAGTTTCGCGTCCGGGCCAACTCCCACGTCCCAGGGGAGTGGAGCCAGCCCGTGAAAGCCAAGACCCTGGGGGATG GAGCACTGAGTGTGCCGCCCAGCCTGGGCAGCCAGAGCACCGAGCAGGCGGGAATAGACCAGCAGCTGCTCTTGGCCATCATCGGCTCCGTGTCCGTCACCTGCCTCACCATCCTCTTTGCCCTCCTGGCGCTTTTCCTCATCAAGAAGAATTTTTTCCACCGGCGCCGCACCTTTACATACCAGTCTGGCTCGGTGAGTGCTGCCTGCCCCTCCAGGACCATGTCCCCAGCTCCCCACGTTCCAGCCCGATCCAGGTCACGCTCTGTAGCCTCCAGTCCGGACACAGCCAGACCTCACTTCCACATGGAGAGG GGGGAAGAGACCATCCTGCAGTTCAACTCAGGCACCCTGACCCTGACGCGCCGGCCCAAGCCACAGCCCGAGCCCCTCAGCTACCCTATCCTGGAGTGGGAAGACATCAAGTTTGAGGACATGATTGGGGAGGGCAACTTCGGGCAGGTCATCAGGGCCATGATCAAAAAGGATGGCCTGAAAATGAATGCAGCCATCAAGATGTTGAAAG AGTTTGCTTCAGAGAATGACCATCGTGACTTTGCTGGGGAGCTGGAGGTGCTGTGCAAACTGGGCCATCACCCCAACATCATCAACTTACTGGGTGCCTGCGAGAACAAGG gCTACCTGTACATTGCCATTGAGTACGCTCCCTATGGAAACCTCCTTGACTTCCTCCGCAAAAGCCGAGTCCTGGAGACAGATCCAGCCTTTGCCAAGGAGCACGGCACTGCCTCCACCCTCAcctcccagcagctcctccagttTGCTTCAGACGTGGCCAAGGGGATGCAGTACCTGAGTGAGAAGCAG TTCATTCACAGGGACCTGGCAGCCAGGAATATCCTGGTGGGAGAAAACCTGGCCTCCAAGATTGCTGACTTTGGCCTGTCCAGAGGGGAGGAGGTCTATGTGAAGAAGACCATG GGCCGCTTGCCAGTTCGCTGGATGGCCATCGAGTCCCTGAACTACAGCGTGTACACCACCAAGAGCGATGT GTGGTCATTTGGCGTCCTGCTCTGGGAGATTGTCAGTTTGG GGGGGACGCCGTACTGTGGGATGACGTGTGCCGAGCTCTACGAGAAGTTGCCCCAGGGCTACCGCATGGAGAAACCGCGCAACTGTGATGATGAGGT GTACGAGCTGATGAGGCAGTGCTGGCGCGACCGCCCCTACGAGCGCCCACCCTTCGCCCAGATCTCCATGCAGCTCATCCGCATGCTGGAGGCCAGGAAG GCCTACGTGAACATGGCCCTGTTCGAGAACTTCACCTATGCAGGGATTGATGCCACCGCCGAGGAGGCATGA
- the TIE1 gene encoding tyrosine-protein kinase receptor Tie-1 isoform X2 has product MGLQVYLLLLLLRLAGAILDITLIANVQSLSHSDFFLSCVMGERDVSYLQIERENKIVMTHPKTGFQNYRNRSNHVQARGFSMADLVGILYCLGRTPNEQAQVVYVHNSHNAHLFPVKATQSVNVAEPATFSARVLKRKETDVMWKRNGTYYQTTDRGEVRDDLVTLTLPNISVSENGVYSATFMGDSPLWSAFYRLIVRACPAKKWGPSCEKDCPDCLNGGICHDHVGECICPPGFMGTRCERACREGQFGRNCQETCQRAQGCRGLSFCLPDPYGCSCASGWSGSRCSQACPPGYYGPDCALGCACRNGGSCNRFSGCICPAGWHGQHCEKSDWFPQIIQLASELEFNLGSEPIISCVATGNPLPASDSVELRKADGTVLKLIKAIIEPGQITCEFQVRHLTKADTGLWECRVSTTGGQDSRKVKVNIRVPPAPLTPPRLLAKQSRQLVVAPVDCFSGDGPIVSIRLLYKPKDDTSAWSSIVVDNSENITLMNLRPVTAYVVKVQLSRPGDSGEGSKGPEAIMVTECLEPTVKPVIEGWSIEEKNTLHVNWKLPSNHEPAHGFIVHLFDSARRLVCEKNITSISVLSARIRDLEFNKEYGLEVLVYHCTSLGPPSDLYKVMINSKGPSSPRSLSAESVSDTAVRLSWQVPEYPNGGITKYIVELQQVGGTSEPQWIDTDSGAETTKIVGGLNASTSYQFRVRANSHVPGEWSQPVKAKTLGDGALSVPPSLGSQSTEQAGIDQQLLLAIIGSVSVTCLTILFALLALFLIKKNFFHRRRTFTYQSGSGEETILQFNSGTLTLTRRPKPQPEPLSYPILEWEDIKFEDMIGEGNFGQVIRAMIKKDGLKMNAAIKMLKEFASENDHRDFAGELEVLCKLGHHPNIINLLGACENKGYLYIAIEYAPYGNLLDFLRKSRVLETDPAFAKEHGTASTLTSQQLLQFASDVAKGMQYLSEKQFIHRDLAARNILVGENLASKIADFGLSRGEEVYVKKTMGRLPVRWMAIESLNYSVYTTKSDVWSFGVLLWEIVSLGGTPYCGMTCAELYEKLPQGYRMEKPRNCDDEVYELMRQCWRDRPYERPPFAQISMQLIRMLEARKAYVNMALFENFTYAGIDATAEEA; this is encoded by the exons ATGGGACTCCAGGTTTAtcttctgcttctcctcctACGGCTGGCAG gggcCATCCTGGACATCACCCTGATCGCCAACGTGCAGAGCCTGTCCCACTCAgacttcttcctctcctgtgtCATGGGGGAGCGTGACGTGAGCTACCTGCAGATCGAGAGGGAGAACAAGATCGTGATGACACACCCAAAGACGGGCTTCCAAAACTACCGCAACCGCAGCAACCATGTCCAGGCCAGGGGCTTCTCCATGGCCGACCTGGTGGGGATCCTCTACTGCCTGGGGCGCACCCCGAACGAGCAGGCCCAGGTGGTCTACGTGCACAACAGCCACAACG cccaCCTCTTCCCGGTGAAGGCCACACAGTCTGTGAACGTCGCTGAGCCAGCCACCTTCTCTGCCAGGGTCCTCAAGAGGAAGGAGACGGACGTTatgtggaaaagaaatg GCACATACTACCAGACCACGGACCGTGGCGAGGTGAGGGATGACCTTGTCACACTGACACTCCCCAACATCAGCGTGAGTGAAAATGGGGTCTACAGCGCCACGTTCATGGGGGACAGCCCTCTGTGGAGTGCCTTCTACCGCTTGATTGTGAGAG cctgccccGCAAAGAAATGGGGACCATCCTGTGAGAAGGACTGTCCTGATTGTCTGAACGGCGGCATCTGCCACGACCACGTTGGCGAGTGCATCTGCCCTCCTGGGTTCATGGGCACCCGCTGCGAGCGAG CCTGCCGGGAAGGCCAGTTTGGCCGCAACTGCCAGGAGACGTGCCAGAGagcccagggctgcagagggCTGAGCTTCTGCCTGCCGGACCCCTATGGCTGCTCCTGTGCCTCGGGCTGGAGCGGCTCCCGCTGCAGCCAAG CCTGTCCCCCGGGATACTACGGCCCCGACTGTGCCCTGGGGTGCGCCTGCCGAAATGGAGGCAGTTGTAACCGCTTCAGTGGCTGCATCTGCCCTGCAGGCTGGCATGGGCAGCACTGCGAGAAGTCAG ACTGGTTCCCCCAGATCATCCAACTGGCCTCAGAGCTGGAGTTCAACCTGGGCTCGGAGCCTATCATCAGCTGCGTGGCTACTGGCAACCCGCTGCCTGCCAGCGACAGCGTGGAGCTGCGCAAGGCTGATGGCACCGTGCTCAAG CTCATCAAAGCCATCATTGAGCCAGGCCAGATCACCTGCGAGTTTCAGGTGCGGCACCTGACTAAGGCAGACACAGGGCTCTGGGAGTGCCGGGTCTCCACGACGGGGGGCCAGGACAGCCGAAAAGTCAAGGTCAACATCCGAG TGCCGCCAGCACCCCTGACCCCACCGCGGCTGCTGGCCAAGCAGAGCCGCCAGCTCGTGGTGGCACCTGTGGACTGCTTCTCTGGCGATGGACCCATTGTGTCCATCAGGCTGCTCTACAAGCCCAAAGACGACACCTCAGCGTGGTCATCCATTGTGG TTGACAACAGTGAGAACATCACCCTCATGAACCTCCGTCCCGTGACTGCCTATGTTGTTAAGGTGCAGCTGAGCCGGCCAGGGGATAGTGGGGAGGGCAGCAAGGGGCCTGAGGCCATCATGGTGACCGAATGCCTTG AACCCACAGTCAAGCCTGTGATTGAAGGTTGGTCCATAGAGGAGAAAAACACACTTCATGTCAACTGGAAATTGCCCAGTAACCACGAGCCAGCACATGGGTTCATTGTCCACCTCTTCGACTCTGCGAGGCGGCTGGTCTGTGAGAAAAATATCACATCCATCTCCGTACTCTCTGCCCGCATCAGGGACCTGGAGTTCAACAAGGAGTATGGGCTGGAGGTGCTGGTCTACCACTGCACCAGCCTGGGGCCCCCCTCTGACCTCTACAAGGTCATGATCAACAGCAAAG GGCCCTCCTCCCCACGGTCGCTGTCTGCAGAGTCTGTGTCTGACACCGCCGTCAGGCTCTCCTGGCAGGTCCCGGAGTACCCCAATGGGGGCATCACGAAGTACAttgtggagctgcagcaggtggGCGGCACCAGCGAGCCTCAGTGGATCGACACCGACAGCGGCGCCGAGACCACCAAGATTGTCGGGGGCCTCAATGCCAGCACCAGCTACCAGTTTCGCGTCCGGGCCAACTCCCACGTCCCAGGGGAGTGGAGCCAGCCCGTGAAAGCCAAGACCCTGGGGGATG GAGCACTGAGTGTGCCGCCCAGCCTGGGCAGCCAGAGCACCGAGCAGGCGGGAATAGACCAGCAGCTGCTCTTGGCCATCATCGGCTCCGTGTCCGTCACCTGCCTCACCATCCTCTTTGCCCTCCTGGCGCTTTTCCTCATCAAGAAGAATTTTTTCCACCGGCGCCGCACCTTTACATACCAGTCTGGCTCG GGGGAAGAGACCATCCTGCAGTTCAACTCAGGCACCCTGACCCTGACGCGCCGGCCCAAGCCACAGCCCGAGCCCCTCAGCTACCCTATCCTGGAGTGGGAAGACATCAAGTTTGAGGACATGATTGGGGAGGGCAACTTCGGGCAGGTCATCAGGGCCATGATCAAAAAGGATGGCCTGAAAATGAATGCAGCCATCAAGATGTTGAAAG AGTTTGCTTCAGAGAATGACCATCGTGACTTTGCTGGGGAGCTGGAGGTGCTGTGCAAACTGGGCCATCACCCCAACATCATCAACTTACTGGGTGCCTGCGAGAACAAGG gCTACCTGTACATTGCCATTGAGTACGCTCCCTATGGAAACCTCCTTGACTTCCTCCGCAAAAGCCGAGTCCTGGAGACAGATCCAGCCTTTGCCAAGGAGCACGGCACTGCCTCCACCCTCAcctcccagcagctcctccagttTGCTTCAGACGTGGCCAAGGGGATGCAGTACCTGAGTGAGAAGCAG TTCATTCACAGGGACCTGGCAGCCAGGAATATCCTGGTGGGAGAAAACCTGGCCTCCAAGATTGCTGACTTTGGCCTGTCCAGAGGGGAGGAGGTCTATGTGAAGAAGACCATG GGCCGCTTGCCAGTTCGCTGGATGGCCATCGAGTCCCTGAACTACAGCGTGTACACCACCAAGAGCGATGT GTGGTCATTTGGCGTCCTGCTCTGGGAGATTGTCAGTTTGG GGGGGACGCCGTACTGTGGGATGACGTGTGCCGAGCTCTACGAGAAGTTGCCCCAGGGCTACCGCATGGAGAAACCGCGCAACTGTGATGATGAGGT GTACGAGCTGATGAGGCAGTGCTGGCGCGACCGCCCCTACGAGCGCCCACCCTTCGCCCAGATCTCCATGCAGCTCATCCGCATGCTGGAGGCCAGGAAG GCCTACGTGAACATGGCCCTGTTCGAGAACTTCACCTATGCAGGGATTGATGCCACCGCCGAGGAGGCATGA